In a single window of the Amycolatopsis sp. cg5 genome:
- a CDS encoding diacylglycerol kinase, protein MKIVQWSTGNVGRHAIAGIDARPDLELAGVWVSSKDKEGNDAGELAGLGRTLGVTATTDADALLALKPDCVVYTAMADDRLMEAVEDLKRFLAAGINVVSSGPVFLQFPDGVVPPEMSDPIREAAWAGGASLWVNGVDPGFANDWLPLVLTGVCERIEEVRCLEILDYSTYDNGKVLFDIMGFGKPMDEVPLLLQPGVLSLAWGSVVRQLAAGLDVELDTVEESYERLPAPETFEIASGTIEKGTVAALHFEVRGMLGGRPVCVLEHITRLRPDLGPDWQQPTGQGGYRVQVTGEPNYTLDLRLLGTDGDHNTAGLKATAMRLVNAIPAVVAAPPGLLTALDLPLVTGRGLVRR, encoded by the coding sequence ATGAAGATCGTTCAGTGGAGCACGGGAAACGTCGGACGGCACGCGATCGCGGGCATCGACGCGAGGCCGGATCTCGAACTCGCAGGCGTCTGGGTGTCCTCAAAGGACAAAGAGGGCAACGACGCAGGCGAGCTGGCCGGTCTCGGCAGGACGCTCGGTGTCACCGCGACCACGGACGCGGATGCCTTGCTGGCGTTGAAACCCGACTGCGTCGTCTACACCGCGATGGCGGACGACCGGCTGATGGAAGCCGTCGAAGACCTCAAACGGTTCCTCGCGGCCGGTATCAACGTCGTCTCCAGCGGCCCGGTGTTCCTGCAGTTCCCCGACGGCGTCGTGCCGCCCGAGATGAGCGACCCGATCCGCGAAGCCGCGTGGGCCGGTGGTGCTTCGCTGTGGGTCAACGGCGTCGATCCCGGCTTCGCCAACGACTGGCTGCCGCTCGTGCTGACCGGGGTGTGCGAGCGCATCGAAGAGGTGCGCTGCCTGGAGATCCTCGACTACTCGACCTATGACAACGGCAAGGTGCTGTTCGACATCATGGGCTTCGGCAAGCCGATGGACGAGGTGCCGTTGCTGCTGCAACCCGGCGTGCTCAGCCTCGCCTGGGGCAGTGTCGTGCGCCAGCTCGCGGCCGGGCTGGACGTCGAACTCGACACGGTCGAAGAGAGCTACGAGCGGCTGCCCGCGCCGGAGACGTTCGAAATCGCGTCCGGCACGATCGAGAAGGGCACCGTCGCGGCGCTGCACTTCGAGGTGCGGGGCATGCTCGGCGGACGACCGGTCTGCGTGCTCGAGCACATCACGCGGCTGCGGCCCGACCTCGGCCCCGACTGGCAGCAGCCGACCGGGCAGGGCGGCTATCGCGTGCAGGTCACCGGCGAGCCGAACTACACCCTCGACCTGAGGCTGCTCGGCACCGACGGCGACCACAACACGGCCGGGCTCAAGGCCACCGCGATGCGCCTGGTGAACGCGATCCCGGCCGTGGTGGCGGCGCCACCTGGGCTACTGACCGCCCTCGACCTTCCCCTTGTCACCGGCCGGGGTCTCGTCCGGCGCTGA
- the lgt gene encoding prolipoprotein diacylglyceryl transferase: MGGARYGDPVISAAAPLLATIPSPDRGVWHLGPIPIRAYALCIIAGIVVALWWGERRWIARGGSKGAVVDIAVFAVPFGLVGGRLYHVITDNQLYFGEGKNPLNALRIWDGGLGIWGAIALGAVGAWIACKRKGVPLAAMADTLAPAIVVAQAIGRLGNYFNQELYGDHTDLPWGLEIYERIDAAGNRDLLGGVAVGHVPLADSPVHPTFLYELLWNLGVALLVVWADKRFKLGHGRAFALYVAGYTAGRFWIENMRSDAANHIFGLRVNVWVSLLVFAGAVVYLVLAKKKGPRESPESLRGNDAEDPESTVDTVDSAEEPDKKVDEESADVTAGAPASDSVPDSAPDETPAGDKGKVEGGQ; encoded by the coding sequence ATGGGCGGGGCACGTTACGGTGACCCCGTGATTTCCGCTGCCGCTCCGTTACTGGCCACGATCCCCAGCCCTGACCGCGGGGTATGGCATCTCGGGCCCATCCCGATCCGGGCATACGCGCTGTGCATCATCGCGGGCATCGTGGTGGCGCTCTGGTGGGGCGAACGCCGCTGGATCGCGCGCGGCGGCTCGAAGGGCGCGGTCGTCGACATCGCCGTGTTCGCGGTGCCGTTCGGCCTGGTCGGCGGCCGGTTGTACCACGTCATCACCGACAACCAGCTGTACTTCGGCGAGGGCAAGAACCCGCTGAACGCGCTGCGGATCTGGGACGGCGGCCTGGGCATCTGGGGCGCGATCGCGCTCGGCGCGGTCGGCGCGTGGATCGCGTGCAAGCGCAAGGGCGTCCCGCTGGCCGCGATGGCCGACACGCTCGCGCCCGCGATCGTGGTCGCGCAGGCCATCGGGCGGCTCGGCAACTACTTCAACCAGGAGCTCTACGGCGATCACACGGACCTGCCGTGGGGCCTGGAGATCTACGAGCGCATCGACGCCGCCGGCAACCGCGACCTGCTCGGCGGGGTCGCGGTCGGGCACGTGCCGCTGGCCGACAGCCCGGTGCACCCGACCTTCCTCTACGAGCTGCTGTGGAACCTCGGCGTCGCGCTGCTCGTGGTCTGGGCGGACAAGCGGTTCAAGCTCGGGCACGGCCGCGCGTTCGCGCTGTACGTCGCGGGCTACACGGCCGGCCGGTTCTGGATCGAGAACATGCGCTCGGACGCGGCGAACCACATCTTCGGCCTGCGGGTGAACGTGTGGGTGTCGCTGCTGGTGTTCGCGGGTGCCGTCGTCTACCTCGTGCTCGCCAAGAAGAAGGGGCCGCGCGAGTCGCCGGAATCCTTGCGCGGCAATGACGCCGAGGACCCGGAGAGCACTGTGGACACTGTGGACAGTGCCGAAGAGCCCGATAAGAAGGTCGACGAGGAGTCCGCCGACGTCACGGCGGGCGCGCCGGCGTCGGACTCCGTGCCGGATTCAGCGCCGGACGAGACCCCGGCCGGTGACAAGGGGAAGGTCGAGGGCGGTCAGTAG